The Pimelobacter simplex genomic sequence TGCGGATCACCCACGGTGCCCAGCTCGACGACGGCCTCCTCGACGTGGTCCTCATCAAGCCGGTGGGCAGGATGGAGCTGATCAGGACCTTCCCCAAGCTCTTCGACGGGAGACACGTGAGCCACCCCCAGTACGAGCGCCACCGCGTCAAGCGGGTCACGGTGGCCAGCGCCGGCATCGTCGGGTACGCCGACGGCGAGCGGTTCGGACCGCTCCCGATGACCGTCGAGTGCGTGCCCGGCGCGGTGCGGGTGATGGCATGAGCGCCGACGAGCGGGAGCCGGCCGGCCAGAGCCCGGCCGAGCGCTACGCGTCGTACCGCAAGGACAAGGGGCACCCGGTGTTCCGCGACTTCGCGGCGGGCTTCTCCTTCGAGCTCGACGACTTCCAGGTCGAGGGCTGCCGCGCGGTCGAGGAGGGCGACGGCGTGCTGGTCGCCGCGCCGACCGGTGCCGGCAAGACGGTGGTCGGCGAGTTCGCCGTGCACCTGGCGCTCGAGACCGGGCGCAAGTGCTTCTACACGACGCCGATCAAGGCGCTGTCGAACCAGAAGTACCACGACCTCGCCGAGCGCTACGGCGCCGACCAGGTCGGTCTGCTCACCGGCGACACCTCGATCAACGGTGAGGCGCCGGTCGTGGTGATGACCACCGAGGTGCTGCGCAACATGCTCTACGCGCGCTCCCGGACCCTGGTCGGGCTGGGCTTCGTCGTGATGGACGAGGTGCACTACCTCGCCGACCGGGCCCGCGGCGCGGTCTGGGAGGAGGTCATCATCCACCTCCCCGAGTCGGTCTCGGTGATCTCGCTGTCGGCGACGGTCTCCAACGCCGAGGAGTTCGGCGAGTGGCTCGAGACGGTGCGCGGCTCGACCCGCACGATCGTGGCCGAGCGGCGTCCGGTGCCGCTGTTCCAGCACGTCATGGTGGGACGCCGGCTGCTCGACCTGTTCGCCTCCTCCGACGTCGACGCGGCGGCCGGCTTCGTCCGCGAGGGCGCCCCGGTCAACGACGAGCTGATGAAGCTCGCCCGCGACGACTGGGCCTCGACCCGCCTCAAGGACCGCCGCACGCCCAAGGGCGCGCGCGGGCGCCAGGGCGGCCCCGGCAGCCGCAACGTCGGCAGCGGACGCCGGATCTGGATCCCGGGGCGGCTCGACGTGATCGACCAGCTCGAGCGGCACAACCTGCTGCCCGCGATCGACTTCATCTTCAGCCGCGCCGGATGCGACGCCGCCGTCAAGCAGTGCCTCGAGGCCAACCTGCGGCTCACCACGCCCGAGGAGCGCGACGAGGCGATCGAGTACGTCGAGCGGACCCTCGGCGGCCTGCCCTCCGACGACCTGCACGTGCTCGGCTACCACGACTTCCTCGACGCCGCCTCGCGCGGCGTCGCCGCCCACCACGCCGGCATGCTGCCGGCGTTCAAGGAGTGCGTCGAGGAGCTCTACCTGCGCGGGCTGGTCAAGATGGTCTTCGCCACCGAGACGCTCGCGCTCGGCATCAACATGCCCGCGCGCACCGTCGTCCTGGAGAAGCTCTCGAAGTGGAACGGCGAGACGCACGCCGACATCACGCCGGGGGAGTACACCCAGCTCACCGGCCGGGCCGGGCGCCGCGGTCTCGACATCGAGGGCCATGCGGTCGTGCTCTGGCAGCCGGGGATGAACCCGCGCGAGCTGGCGGGTCTCGCCTCGACCCGGACCTATCCGCTGCGCTCGTCGTTCCGGCCGTCGTACAACATGGCGGTCAACCTGGTGCACTCCTACGGGCGGCACCAGGCCCGCGAGCTGCTGGAGCAGTCGTTCGCGCAGTTCCAGGCCGACCGCGCGGTGGTCGGCCTGGCCCGCCAGCAGCGCAAGGCCGAGGACGCGCTCGAGGGCTATGCCGAGGCCGCGCAGTGCCACCTCGGCGACTTCCTGGAGTACGCCGCCCTGCGCCGCCGGGTCAGCGAGCTGGAGAAGGAGTCCAGCAAGGCCCGCCGCCACGACCGCCGCGACGAGGCCGGCGCCTCGCTGGAGCGGCTGACGACGGGTGACGTGATCATCGTCCCGGTCGGCAAGTTCGCGGGCCCGGCGGTGATCGTCGAGCCCGGTCTGTCCGAGCACGGCCACCGCCCGCTGGTGATCACCGCCGAGCGCCAGGGGCGCCGGCTGGCGATGATGGACTTCCCGACACCGGTCGAGCCGGTCGCCCACATCCGGCTGCCCAAGCGGGTCGACGCGCGCAACCCGCACCAGCGCAAGGACATCGCCCAGCAGGTCCGCGAGGCGGTCCGGGCGCTGCCGCTGTCGGTGACCCGGCCCAAGGCCGAGCGCGGGCCCGTCGACGAGGCCGCCGCGCGCGAGATCCAGGCGCTGCGCGCCCAGATCCGCGAGCACCCGTGCCACGGCTGCTCCGAGCGCGAGGACCACTCCCGGTGGGCCGAGCGCTACGCCAAGCTGCAGAAGGACACCGACCTGCTCGCGGCCCGCATCGAGCGGCGGACCAACACCGTGGCGCGCACCTTCGACCGGGTGCTCGAGGTGCTCGAGGCGCTCGACTACCTCGTCGGGGACGACGTCACCGAGCGTGGCCGCGGCCTGATGCGGATCTACTCCGACCTCGACCTGGTCGCGGCCGAGTCGCTGCGCACGGGCCTGTGGGACGACCTCTCACCGGCCCAGCTCGGCGCGGTGCTCTCCGCCCTCGTCTACGAGGCCCGCCGGCCCGAGGAGGGCCCGCCGAACGTCCCGGGCGGCGCGATCCAGGTGACCGTCGACGCGATGACGCGGCTGTGGGGCGAGCTGGAGCGCCTGGAGCGCGACCACCGCCTCGACTTCCTCCGCAAGCCCGACCCGGGCTTCGCCTGGACGGCGTACCGCTGGGCCGAGGGTCAGGACCTCGACGAGGTGATCACCCGCAACGACCAGACCGCCGGTGACTTCGTGCGCCAGATGAAGCAGCTCATCGACTTCGCCGGCCAGATCGCCGACGCGGCGGCGGGGACGCCGGTGCGCGACACCGCGCGCCAGCTGGTCAAGCTCCTGCGCCGCGGGATCGTGGCGAGCGAGTGAGCGCCGGCCTCGTCGTCGCCGCGGCCGTCGTGCTGCGCGAGCGGCGCCTGCTCGTGGTCAGCAAGCACGCGGCGCCCGACGTGTTCTACCTGCCCGGCGGCAAGCTCGAGCCGGGGGAGTCGTTCGAGGACGCCATGCGCCGCGAGGTCCACGAGGAGCTCGGTGTCGTCGTGCGCGAGGCCGAGCACTTCCTGGACGTCGAGGCGCCCGCCGCGATCGAGCGGGTCCCGATGCGGCTCACCGTCTTCGTCGTGAGCATCGACGGCGAGCCGGCCCTCCACGCCGAGCTCGCCGCGCTCGACTGGGTCGCGGACGCGGCCAAGCCCGGCCTCGGGCCGGCGATCCGGGACCACGTGATCCCGGCGCTCGTCGACGCGGGCCTGCTCGGCCCTGAGGGCGTCCCGGGCGCGTCCTAGCCCTCGGCGCGCGCCAGGATGCCGGTCAGCCGCTCGACCGGCGAGGACAGCGACCAGCGCTCCACCAGGTCGGCGAGGGCGTCCGGGTCGGCCGGCGTCGCCGGGAGGGCCAGGTGCTCGCGCGGCAGGTCGATGTCGCGCGCGACCGCCACGACGGTCGGGGCCACGTCCAGGTAGGGCGCCGCGTCCTTGAGCTTGAGCCGCGGGCCGGGGCCGAGGTCGCTGGCCGGGTCCTCGGCGGCGGCGCGGATGCCGTCCAGGTCGCCGTACTTCTGGAGCATCGAGGCCGCGGTCTTCTCGCCGACGCCCTTGACGCCCGGCAGGCCGTCGGAGGCGTCGCCGCGCAGGGTGGCGAAGTCGGCGTACTGGTCGGCGCGGACGCCGTACTTGTCGAGCACCCAGGTCTCGTCGACGCGCTCGTGGCGGCCGACGCCGCGCCCGACGTACAGGACCCGGACGGCGGCCTCGTCGTCGACGAGCTGGAACAGGTCGCGGTCGCCGGTGACGACGTCGACCGGCATGCCGGCCCCCGTCGCGAGCGTGCCGATCACGTCGTCGGCCTCGTAGCCGGGCGCGCCGACCACCGCGATGCCGAACGCCGCGAGCACGTCGCGGATGATCGGCACCTGGAGCTCGAGCGGGTCGGGCACCTCCTCGACGTCCGGTGCGCCGGCGACCTCGGTCACGACCCGGTGCGCCTTGTAGGTCGGGATCAGGTCGACCCGCCACTGGGGACGCCAGTCGTCGTCCCAGCAGCAGGCCAGGTGGGTGGGCTCGTACTGCTCGACGAGCTGGGAGATGTAGCCGAGCAGACCGCGCACGGCGTTCACGTTGGTGCCGTCGGGCGCGAGGATCTCCGGCGAGCCGAAGTAGGCCCGGAAGTAGAGGCTGGCCGTATCGAGGAGTAGAAGGCGCTGAGTCATCAGGGCAGAGCCTATTAGGCTGCACGTTGTGAGTCAGAGCACCAATCCCGCGGTCGAGGCGACCGACCGGCAGATCCTGGAGCTTCTGGCCAAGGACGGGCGCATGTCGTACACCGATCTCGGGCGGGCCACGGGGCTCTCGACCTCGGCCGTGCACCAGCGGGTCAAGCGCCTCGAGCAGCGCGGCCTCATCCTCGGCTACGGCGCCACCGTCAACTACGCCGAGATCGGTCTGCCGCTGACCGCGTTCATCGCGATCCGCCCGATCGACCCCTCGCAGCCCGACGACTGCCCCGACCGGCTCGTCGACCTGCCCGAGATCGAGTCGTGCTGGTCGGTGGCCGGTGAGGAGTCCTACCTCCTCAAGGTGCGGATCACCACGCCCTTCGAGCTCGAGGGCCTGCTGAGCCGGATCCGCTCGGTCGCCAACGTGTCGACCCGGACCACGATCGTGCTCTCGACCTACTACGAGAACCGGCCCGTCAGCACCTGAGCCCGGCGCGTCGCCCGGCGACACGCCGTGGGCGCCGACTTTTTTCGGACTTTTTCGGGCCCCCGGCGGCCCCTTCTGACCTGCGAGAACGCGGATCGCCGCAGGTCAGCGGACGGTTGACAGTGCGGGTAAGGCTCACCAGAGTACGGAGACGTTCGCTCGTGCAGGTCGTGGCCGGCGGACCGACGTCCGAGTGGCCGTACGTTCGGGGGAGTAGCACCAGCTCCACCCGACCACGGTTCGCGGAGGTCGGTTCGCTCCTCGAGGGCGGACCGGAAGGGTCCGGGGCTCCCTAGACAACGTCGCTGCTTCTGCAGCCAGCCGGCGTCGCGATGGTCCGAAGGCGCCCCCGACCCTTCCGTCCTGCAGGGGAGGCCCGGCCGACTAGGCTCTGCGCGTGGTGCAACGCTCGTTCCTCGCGGCTCTCGGCGGCGCCCTGCTGACCGCGTCGTTCGAGCCGGTCGCGATGGGGTGGCTGCTGCCCCTCGGCGTCGCGCTCTACGCGCTCGCGCTGCGCGACCTCAGCGTGCGCCGCTCCTTCCTCGTCGGGCTCGTCTTCGGCGTGGTCTTCTACTACAGCCACATCGCCTGGATGCGGGCCTCGATCGGCACCGACGCCTGGCTGGCGCTCTCGGCCGCCGAGGCGCTGTTCTACGGCCTGCTGGGCCTCGCCGTGCCCCTGCTGCGCCGGCTGCCGGTCTGGCCGCTGTGGCTGGCCGCGGCGTGGACCACCATGGAGACGATCCGCAGCGGCTGGCCGTTCAGCGGGATGCCCTGGGGACGACTGGCGTTCGCCGCGGTCGACACCCCGGCGGCCAACATGGTCGCCTACGTCGGGATGACCGGGCTCTCGTTCCTGCTCGCCCTGACCGGGTTCGCCCTGGCTCGCCTGGTCGAGGCCCTGCTCGCGCGGCGCCGCGACACCACGGTGCCGTGGCGGCTGCCCGCGCTCGGCGCGGTCGGCGTCCTGGCGCTGCTGGTGACGCCCGCCGTCGTGCCCTACGACATCCCCCAGACCGGGACCGCGACCGTGGCCGTCGTCCAGGGCAACGTGCCCGGACCGGGCAACGACATCCTCTGGGACTACCTCGGCGTCACCCGCAACCACGTCGACGCCACGGTCGAGCTCGCCGCGCAGGTCTCGGCGGGGGAGCGGCCGCGGCCCGACTTCGTGCTGTGGCCCGAGAACTCCACGGCGGTCGACCCGTTCGAGCCCGGCGAGGTCAACACCGGGATCACCGAGGCGGTCGCCGCGATCGGCGTACCGGTGGTGGTCGGCGGGATCGTCGACGACGGCCCGAAGCACGTCCTCAACCAGGGCATCGTCTGGGACCCGGAGACCGGGCCGGGGGACCGCTACACCAAGCACCACCCGGTGCCCTACGGCGAGTACATCCCGTTCCGCGACATCTGGAACCCCAAGTTCGGCAAGCTCGCGCTCATCTCGCGCGACATGCGGGCCGGCACCCGCACCACGCCGCTGCGGGTGGCCGGGATCGAGGTCGCCGACGCGATCTGCTTCGACGTCGCCTACGACGGCGTGCTGCCGCCGCAGGTCCGCTCGGGAGCCCAGCTGCTCACGGTCCAGACCAGCAACGCCAGCTTCATCTTCACCCACCAGATCGAGCAGCAGTTCGCGATCACCCGGCTGCGGGCCATCGAGGCGGGCCGCTGGCTGACGGTGGCCTCGACCAACGGCCGCACCGGCGTGATCGCCTCCGACGGCACCGTGGTCGCCTCGCTGACGCCGCGGACCACGGGCGTGCTCGACGAGGAGGTCGGCCTGGCCACGGGCCTGACCCCGGCGATGCGCCTGGGCCCCTGGCCGGCCCGGATGTTCACCCTCCTGACGCTCGGCGCTCTCGTGTCAGGTGCCCTCGCGTACCGTCGACGGCGAGAGTTCGATGGCCCTGCGCGGGTGAGCTCCACCGAGGGCGACCCCGCGCCGACCCCCACCACGAACACGAGCGAGGCATCCGTTGGCTGACACCGATCTCACCCTGGGCCGCACGGTGATGGTGATCCCCACGTACAACGAGGCGGACAACCTCGCCTGGATCGTCGACCGGCTGCGCACCGCCCAGCCCGCCGTCGACGTCCTCGTGGTCGACGACGGCTCGCCCGACGGCACCGGCGCCATCGCCGACCGGCTCGCCGCGGCCGACCCCCAGGTCCACGTGCTGCACCGCACCGCCAAGGGCGGGCTCGGGGCGGCGTACCTCGCCGGGTTCGGGTGGGCCCTGGAGCAGGGCTACGACGTCATCGGCGAGATGGACGCCGACGGCTCCCACCAGCCCGAGCAGCTCCACCGCCTGCTCACCGCGCTGCGCGACGCCGACCTGGTGATCGGCTCGCGCTGGGTCCCCGGCGGCTCGGTCGTCAACTGGCCCTGGCAGCGCGAGGCGCTCTCGCGCGGCGGCAACCTGTACGTCCGGGTGCTGCTCGGCATCGACGTGCGCGACGCGACCGCCGGCTTCCGGCTCTTCCGGAGCACGACCCTGGAGAAGCTGCGCCTCGACGAGGTGCGCTCCACGGGCTACGTCTTCCAGACCGACCTCGTCTCGCGGACCCTGCGCGCCGGCCTGACCGTGCGCGAGGTGCCCATTGAGTTCGTCGAGCGGGTGCGCGGCGAGTCCAAGATGAGCGGCCAGGTGGCCGTGGAGTCGCTCAAGCGGATCACCGAGTGGGGTCTGCGCGAGCGGTGGGCGCGGCTGCGCAGCGAGCGCGGCCCGGCGGAGGCGGAGCGGGAGCTGCAACGACGATGAGGGAGAGACGCCGATGAGCAGGCGCGGACGCCGGACGCTGGCCCTGGTGCTGCTGGGCCTCGGCCTCGTGGCGGCCCTCGAGGTGGTCGTGCTGGCCGCCGTGGGCCGGAGCATCGGCGTGGGCTGGACCGTGCTCCTGCTGTTCCTCGACGTCGTCCTCGGCATCGCGGTGATCCGGCGCGCCGGACGCCGCGCGGTCGACGCCCTGCGCACCCGGCTCGAGACCGGTCAGCTGCCCGACCGCGAGGTCGGCGACCGGGGGCTGGTCGTGGTCGCGGGCGTGCTGCTCGCCGTCCCGGGGTTCGTCAGCGACCTGCTCGCGCTGCTGCTCATCGTCCCGTTCACCCGGCCGCTGTTCCGCGGGCTGGTCGCCGGGCTCGCCGTACGGCGGGTCGGGACGTTCAGCGGCCCCTTCGGCCCGGCCGGCCCCGGAGACGCCACTCGCCCCGGACCAGTGGTGGTCCGGGGCGAGGTGATCGACGAGTCCGAGGACTGATCCTCGGTTCGTGGGCCGAGCGTCAGGCCTTGGCAGCCTTGCGCTTGCGGGCGTTGGCCCGGTGCAGGTGCGCCGGGCCGATCTCGCCGCCGCGCAGGAGCTCCAGGCGCTCGGTGAGGATCTCCTCGAGCTCCTTCTCCGAGCGACGCTCCAGCAGCATGTCCCAGTGGGTCCGCTGGGGCTTCTCCGCCTTGACCTCACGCTGGATGCCGGCCGTGGACTCGGCCTCGAGCCCGCATCGGGGGCACTCCCAGATGGCGGGCACCTCCGCCTCGATCGACATCGTGATCTCGAAATCGTGCCCCTGGGGACAGCGGTAGCCGACCTGCTGGCGAGCAGCGAACTCGATCCCCCGCTCGTCCTCGAACGACTGGCCGCCCAGTCGGGCACCGCGCAGTGTGCGCTCCGCCATGAGAACCTCACCTCCCGTGTTTCGCCTCTGGTCCTTTCAACGCTACCCACCGGTAAAAGGTTCCAAGCCTCGATGAGGCGCCTGACACCATCTGTCTGTACCACCCTGTCCGGCCACCCATGGTGCGCACGGGGTCAGATCACGGCCGGCCGCTCGTTGCCAGCGTCCCGGATCCCACGCTCCGTGTCGACCCGCAGGAGCAGCAGCCCGCCCAGGACGAAGAACGCGATGAGGGCGAAGATCGCCGGCCGGTAGGAGTCGGTGATCTGGTAGACGATGCCGAAGGTCAGCGTGCCGAACCACGAGGTCCCGCGGTCCATGGCGTGGTAGAGGCTGAAGTACTCCGCCTCCTTGCCGCGCGGGATGAACAGCGAGAAGTACGAGCGGGCCAGCGCCTGGGTGCCGCCGAGGACGACGCCGATCGCGACGCCGAGGACCAGGAAGGGCACCAGCTGCCCGTCCGGTACGACGAGCGCGACGCTCACGATGGCCATCCAGCCGACGAGCCCGGCCAGGATGACCTTCTTGGCGCCGTGGCGCGCGGCAGCGCGGCCGAAGCCGATCGCGCCGAACATGGCCACGAACTGCACGAGCAGGTAGGTGCCGAGCACGGTGCCCTCGCCGAAGCCGAGCTCCTCGATGCCGAAGGTCGAGGCGGAGGCGATGACGGTCTGGATGCCGTCGTTGAAGAACAGGTAGGCGACCAGGAAGGTCAGCGCGACCGGGTAGTTGCGCAGGTCGCGCAGGGTCGCGGCGAGCTGGCCGAAGGAGCGGGACATCAGGCCGCCGCTGACTTCCTCGACATCGACCGGGGGGTGCTGCTTGATCCGGCGCCAGGGGATGACCATGAACGCCGCCCACCAGATCGCGGCCGAGAGCAGGGAGAGGCGCACGGCCATCTCCTTGTCGAGGCCGAGGGCGTCGTGGAAGGTGACGACGGCGAAGTTGACGGCGAGCAGGAGGCCGCCGCCGGCGTAACCGTAGGCCCAGCCGACCGACGAGACGCGGTCGCGCTCCTTCTCGTCGGAGATGAGGGGCAGGATCGAGTCGCTGACCACGATCGCGGCGCCACCGGCGAGGTTGGCGACCATGAACGCGATGCTGCCGAAGAGCCAGTTCTCGCCGCTCATGAAGAACAGCAGGCCCGCGGCGACCGCGCCGATCCAGGACAGGCCGACCAGCAGGTCGGGCTTGCGGGCGGTGCGATCGGCGATCGCGCCGACGAGGGGGAAGATCAGGGCGCTCAGGAGCGTCGACACCGTGATCACGTACGACGGCAGCGAGCCCGGCGCGATCGCGAGCCCGAGCACGTGGATCCGCCCGTGCTCGCCGACGGCGTTCTCGGCCACCGAGATCAGGTAGGGCGCGAAGAGCACGCCGGCGACGGTCGTCTGGAACGCCGAGGCGGCCCAGTCGGTGAAGTACCAGGCGCGCTGCTCGCGGGCCCGGTTGAGCGGGCCCAGGTCCGCGATCGTCATGTCGTGCCTCCCCGCGCGGACCACCACTGGCCACGTCGCTGCAGCACATCCTTGAGCACGTCGGTGCGGTCCGTGAAGAGCCCGTCGACACCGCGGTCGAGGAGCGTGTGCATCTCGGCGGGCTCGTCGATGGTCCAGACGTGGACCTGGAGGCCGGCCGCGTGGGCGCGGCGCACGAAGCCGGGCGTGGTCACCACGAACCGGCCGCGCCGGTGGGGCACCTGGAAGGCGGCGAAGCGCCCTCCGGCGAGGAGCCGGGCCAGCCGGACGCTGGGGGAGAGCCGGAAGGCGACGATCTGCCAGGGGTCGGCCGCGGTCGGCACCCGGCCGCCGGTGAGCTCACGGAAGCGGCCGATCCGGCGGCGCGAGAACGAGGCGACGAGCAGCCGGTCCCACAGGTCGCGCTCGCGGACGAGCGCGGCGAGCGCCTCGGCCGCGCCCTCGGACTTGAGGTCGATGTTGAACCGCGCCTCGGGGAAGGCGTCGAGGAGGTCGACCAGGGTCGGCACCTCCTCGCGCCCGCCGATCCGGGCGCGGCGTACCTCGGCGAGGGTGAGCTCGCGGATCGCGCCCTGCTGGTCGGTGACCCGGTCGAGGACCTCGTCGTGGAACGCCAGCAGCACGCCGTCGGCGGTCAGGTGGACGTCGGTCTCGAGGTAGTCGTAGCCGAGCGCCGCGGCGTGCCGGAACGCGGCCAGCGTGTTCTCCAGGCCCTCGATCTCGGGGTGGTAGGCACCGCCGCGGTGCGCGAAAGCGAGGACCCTGCTTGGCTCCAGGTACATGGGGTGGCCTCTCAGAGGGTGCTGGGCCGCTCGGCCGGCAGCGCGGCGGGAGACGCCTCCCGGCAGCTTGCTGCCTCCCTGGCGGCGGAGACGCGCTCGGCCCATCGAGCTCAGATGTCGCGGAAGGTCTCGATCTCGGCGCCCAGCGAGCTGAGCCTCTCGGCGAGGTCCTCGTAGCCGCGGTGGATGACGTAGGTGCTCCGCAGCACGGAGGTGCCCTTGCTCGCCAGCATCGCCAGCAGGACGACGACCGCGGGCCGCAGCGCCGGCGGGCACACCAGCTCGGTGCCGGTCCAGGAGGTCGGGCCCTCGATCTGGATCCGGTGCGGGTCGAGGAGGGTGACCCGGCCGCCGAGCTTGTTGAGCTCGGTGAGGTAGATCGCCCGGTTGTCGTAGACCCAGTCGTGCAGGTAGGTCTGGCCCTCGGCGACCGCGCCGATGATGGCGAAGAACGGCAGGTTGTCGATGTTGAGGCCGGGGAACGGCATCGGGTGGATCTTGTCGCGGGGGGCGACGAGGTCGGAGGGGTGCGTGGTGATGTCGACCAGGCGGGTCCGGCCGTTGGCCGCGAGGTACTCCTCGGTGCGGTCGTAGCGGAAGCCCATCTCCTCGAGCACCGCGAGCTCGATCTCGAGGAACTCGATCGGCGCGCGCCGGATGGTGATCTCGGAGCGGGTCACGATCGCGGCGGCGAGCAGGGACATCGCCTCGATCGGGTCCTCGCTGGGGGAGTAGTCGACGTCGACGTCGATGCTCTCGCGGCCGGTGACGGTCAGGGTCGTGGTGCCGATGCCCTCGACCTCGACGCCGAGCGCCTGGAGGTAGAAGCAGAGGTCCTGGACCATGTAGTTGGACGAGGCGTTGCGGATCACGGTGGTGCCGGGATGCAGTGCGGCGGCCATGAGCGCGTTCTCGGTGACCGTGTCGCCGCGCTCGGTGAGCACGATCGGGCGGCCGGGGACGATCGCCCGGTTGAGCTGGGCGTGGTACCAGCCGTCGGTCGCCTTGACCTCGAGGCCGAACGGGCGCAGCGCGGACATGTGCGGCTCGACCGTGCGGGTGCCGAGGTTGCAGCCGCCGGCGTAGGGCAGCTCGAAGGTGTCGGCGCGGTGCAGCAGCGGGCCGAGGAACATGATCACCGAGCGGGTACGCCGCGCGGCCTCCTCGTCGATGCGGGTCAGGTCGATGTCCTTGGGCGGGATGATCTCGAGGTCGTTCTCGCCGTTGATCCAGCGGGTCTGCACGCCGATGCTGTCGAGGACCTCGAGCAGCCGGTTGACCTCCTCGATGCGCGCGACCTTGCGCAGCGTGGTGCGGCCCCGGTTGAGCAGCGAGGCGCACAGGAGCGCGACGCCGGCGTTCTTGGAGGTCTTGACGTCGATGCTGCCGGTCAGGGTCGTGGGTCCCTTGACCCGCAGGTGGGTCGGGCCCGCGCCGAGCGCGACGATCTCGGAGTCGAGCGCGCTGCCGATCCGGGCGAGCATCTCGAGCGAGAGGTTCTGGTGGCCCTTCTCGATCCGGTTGATCGCGCTCTGGCTGGTGCCGAGGCGCTCGGCCAGCTGCGCCTGGGTCAGCTCACGGTGCTTGCGAGCGTCCCGGATGAGGTTCCCGATCCGGCCCTTGTAGTCGTCGGTCGGCTCGTCGGAAGTCATGCCTCGACGGTAACTCATATATGAGATAAGGCAAGCACGCGGCGCCCCGGCGCGGCGGTTCCGGTCCAGGTGGAAGACTGCGGGACATGCGCGCGACGACGATCCACGGGACCCGTGACATCCGGGTCGACGAGGTCCCCGACCCTCAGCTC encodes the following:
- a CDS encoding 5'-3' exonuclease, with translation MTQRLLLLDTASLYFRAYFGSPEILAPDGTNVNAVRGLLGYISQLVEQYEPTHLACCWDDDWRPQWRVDLIPTYKAHRVVTEVAGAPDVEEVPDPLELQVPIIRDVLAAFGIAVVGAPGYEADDVIGTLATGAGMPVDVVTGDRDLFQLVDDEAAVRVLYVGRGVGRHERVDETWVLDKYGVRADQYADFATLRGDASDGLPGVKGVGEKTAASMLQKYGDLDGIRAAAEDPASDLGPGPRLKLKDAAPYLDVAPTVVAVARDIDLPREHLALPATPADPDALADLVERWSLSSPVERLTGILARAEG
- a CDS encoding RNA polymerase-binding protein RbpA, translated to MAERTLRGARLGGQSFEDERGIEFAARQQVGYRCPQGHDFEITMSIEAEVPAIWECPRCGLEAESTAGIQREVKAEKPQRTHWDMLLERRSEKELEEILTERLELLRGGEIGPAHLHRANARKRKAAKA
- a CDS encoding polyprenol monophosphomannose synthase; amino-acid sequence: MVIPTYNEADNLAWIVDRLRTAQPAVDVLVVDDGSPDGTGAIADRLAAADPQVHVLHRTAKGGLGAAYLAGFGWALEQGYDVIGEMDADGSHQPEQLHRLLTALRDADLVIGSRWVPGGSVVNWPWQREALSRGGNLYVRVLLGIDVRDATAGFRLFRSTTLEKLRLDEVRSTGYVFQTDLVSRTLRAGLTVREVPIEFVERVRGESKMSGQVAVESLKRITEWGLRERWARLRSERGPAEAERELQRR
- a CDS encoding DEAD/DEAH box helicase — its product is MSADEREPAGQSPAERYASYRKDKGHPVFRDFAAGFSFELDDFQVEGCRAVEEGDGVLVAAPTGAGKTVVGEFAVHLALETGRKCFYTTPIKALSNQKYHDLAERYGADQVGLLTGDTSINGEAPVVVMTTEVLRNMLYARSRTLVGLGFVVMDEVHYLADRARGAVWEEVIIHLPESVSVISLSATVSNAEEFGEWLETVRGSTRTIVAERRPVPLFQHVMVGRRLLDLFASSDVDAAAGFVREGAPVNDELMKLARDDWASTRLKDRRTPKGARGRQGGPGSRNVGSGRRIWIPGRLDVIDQLERHNLLPAIDFIFSRAGCDAAVKQCLEANLRLTTPEERDEAIEYVERTLGGLPSDDLHVLGYHDFLDAASRGVAAHHAGMLPAFKECVEELYLRGLVKMVFATETLALGINMPARTVVLEKLSKWNGETHADITPGEYTQLTGRAGRRGLDIEGHAVVLWQPGMNPRELAGLASTRTYPLRSSFRPSYNMAVNLVHSYGRHQARELLEQSFAQFQADRAVVGLARQQRKAEDALEGYAEAAQCHLGDFLEYAALRRRVSELEKESSKARRHDRRDEAGASLERLTTGDVIIVPVGKFAGPAVIVEPGLSEHGHRPLVITAERQGRRLAMMDFPTPVEPVAHIRLPKRVDARNPHQRKDIAQQVREAVRALPLSVTRPKAERGPVDEAAAREIQALRAQIREHPCHGCSEREDHSRWAERYAKLQKDTDLLAARIERRTNTVARTFDRVLEVLEALDYLVGDDVTERGRGLMRIYSDLDLVAAESLRTGLWDDLSPAQLGAVLSALVYEARRPEEGPPNVPGGAIQVTVDAMTRLWGELERLERDHRLDFLRKPDPGFAWTAYRWAEGQDLDEVITRNDQTAGDFVRQMKQLIDFAGQIADAAAGTPVRDTARQLVKLLRRGIVASE
- a CDS encoding Lrp/AsnC family transcriptional regulator, which encodes MSQSTNPAVEATDRQILELLAKDGRMSYTDLGRATGLSTSAVHQRVKRLEQRGLILGYGATVNYAEIGLPLTAFIAIRPIDPSQPDDCPDRLVDLPEIESCWSVAGEESYLLKVRITTPFELEGLLSRIRSVANVSTRTTIVLSTYYENRPVST
- the lnt gene encoding apolipoprotein N-acyltransferase; this translates as MVQRSFLAALGGALLTASFEPVAMGWLLPLGVALYALALRDLSVRRSFLVGLVFGVVFYYSHIAWMRASIGTDAWLALSAAEALFYGLLGLAVPLLRRLPVWPLWLAAAWTTMETIRSGWPFSGMPWGRLAFAAVDTPAANMVAYVGMTGLSFLLALTGFALARLVEALLARRRDTTVPWRLPALGAVGVLALLVTPAVVPYDIPQTGTATVAVVQGNVPGPGNDILWDYLGVTRNHVDATVELAAQVSAGERPRPDFVLWPENSTAVDPFEPGEVNTGITEAVAAIGVPVVVGGIVDDGPKHVLNQGIVWDPETGPGDRYTKHHPVPYGEYIPFRDIWNPKFGKLALISRDMRAGTRTTPLRVAGIEVADAICFDVAYDGVLPPQVRSGAQLLTVQTSNASFIFTHQIEQQFAITRLRAIEAGRWLTVASTNGRTGVIASDGTVVASLTPRTTGVLDEEVGLATGLTPAMRLGPWPARMFTLLTLGALVSGALAYRRRREFDGPARVSSTEGDPAPTPTTNTSEASVG
- a CDS encoding NUDIX hydrolase translates to MSAGLVVAAAVVLRERRLLVVSKHAAPDVFYLPGGKLEPGESFEDAMRREVHEELGVVVREAEHFLDVEAPAAIERVPMRLTVFVVSIDGEPALHAELAALDWVADAAKPGLGPAIRDHVIPALVDAGLLGPEGVPGAS
- a CDS encoding FxsA family protein, whose amino-acid sequence is MSRRGRRTLALVLLGLGLVAALEVVVLAAVGRSIGVGWTVLLLFLDVVLGIAVIRRAGRRAVDALRTRLETGQLPDREVGDRGLVVVAGVLLAVPGFVSDLLALLLIVPFTRPLFRGLVAGLAVRRVGTFSGPFGPAGPGDATRPGPVVVRGEVIDESED